The Arthrobacter sp. NicSoilC5 genome has a window encoding:
- a CDS encoding o-succinylbenzoate synthase: MPNPGLPPAPANPPQAVPPLAELLAGARVVSLPMRVKFRGIMQRESLLLQGPAGWGEFCPFPEYGDAEASRWLAAAIEAGWQGFPAPLRTSVPVNATVPAVAAHRVPDVLARFGRVDAVKVKVAEQGQSLDDDVARLHAVRAALPDAAVRVDANGGWDVPGAVEALTRLAPVGLEYAEQPVPSIEGLAEVRTRLRDAGTPVLIAADESVRKETDPLRVARAGAADLIVVKVAPLGGVRRALDIVAQAGLPAVVSSALDTSVGIRAGLALAAALPDLPYACGLGTVSLFESDITLDPLVADDGAIRLRDVAADAGLLERFAAPAERRDWWLDRLRRVHALLTPSIAA, from the coding sequence ATGCCCAACCCCGGTCTCCCGCCCGCTCCTGCCAACCCGCCCCAAGCAGTTCCCCCGCTGGCGGAACTGCTGGCCGGAGCACGCGTGGTCAGCCTGCCCATGCGGGTGAAGTTCCGCGGGATCATGCAGCGCGAATCCCTCCTGCTCCAGGGTCCCGCGGGCTGGGGCGAGTTCTGCCCGTTCCCGGAGTACGGCGACGCCGAAGCCTCCCGCTGGCTGGCTGCCGCCATCGAGGCGGGGTGGCAGGGTTTCCCGGCCCCGCTGCGGACGTCGGTTCCGGTCAATGCCACGGTCCCTGCCGTCGCCGCCCACCGGGTGCCGGACGTGCTGGCACGGTTCGGGCGGGTGGACGCCGTCAAGGTCAAGGTGGCCGAGCAGGGGCAGTCACTGGACGACGACGTTGCGCGGCTTCACGCCGTCCGCGCCGCTTTGCCGGATGCCGCCGTCCGCGTGGATGCCAACGGCGGGTGGGATGTTCCGGGCGCCGTGGAGGCACTGACGCGGCTGGCGCCGGTGGGGCTCGAGTACGCAGAGCAGCCGGTGCCGTCCATCGAGGGCCTGGCCGAGGTCCGGACCCGGCTCCGTGACGCGGGAACCCCGGTGCTGATTGCCGCGGACGAGAGTGTCCGCAAGGAGACCGACCCCCTCCGCGTGGCCCGGGCGGGTGCGGCGGACCTGATCGTGGTCAAGGTGGCACCGCTTGGGGGAGTGCGGCGCGCCCTGGACATCGTGGCACAGGCCGGACTTCCCGCCGTCGTCAGTTCCGCACTGGACACCTCCGTGGGCATCCGGGCCGGGCTGGCGCTGGCCGCCGCCCTGCCGGACCTGCCGTACGCCTGCGGCCTGGGCACGGTGTCGCTGTTCGAATCGGACATCACGCTGGACCCCTTGGTGGCCGACGACGGCGCCATCCGCCTCCGCGACGTGGCCGCCGACGCCGGGCTGCTGGAGCGGTTTGCGGCTCCCGCTGAGCGGCGGGACTGGTGGCTGGACCGGCTCCGCCGCGTCCACGCCCTCCTCACCCCGTCGATTGCCGCGTAG
- the corA gene encoding magnesium/cobalt transporter CorA, translating to MTIIDNAVYVNGLRTEDPEDLDETYFLLRQREGMAWIGLYRPDAEELQSVGEEFDLNALAIEDALAGHQRAKLEHYGECLFLVLRPARYRDDVEKVDFGEIHVFVGDEYVVTVRHAESPDLAKVRRRMEAMPEFLALGPDAVLYGILDQVVDEYEPVVAGLENDIDEIEDDLFGADPDVSRRIYELSRQVITFQRATSPLAGILQALMAGTPDRDQATELRDHYRDVLDHVIRLNERVASFRALLQNALAVNAALVAQRQNDEMQRMTESSFEQNEQVKRISSWAAILFAPTLVASIYGMNFANMPELAWTYGYPYALGLMVAMGLVLYLAFKHNKWI from the coding sequence ATGGCGTGGATCGGCCTCTACCGGCCGGACGCGGAGGAACTGCAGTCCGTGGGCGAGGAATTCGACCTCAACGCCCTGGCCATCGAGGACGCGCTCGCCGGCCACCAGCGGGCCAAGCTGGAGCATTACGGGGAGTGCCTGTTCCTGGTCCTCCGGCCGGCCCGGTACCGGGATGACGTCGAGAAGGTGGACTTCGGCGAGATCCACGTCTTTGTCGGCGATGAGTACGTGGTCACCGTCCGGCATGCCGAGTCGCCGGACCTGGCCAAGGTCCGGCGGCGCATGGAGGCTATGCCGGAGTTCCTGGCTCTGGGACCCGATGCCGTGCTGTACGGCATCCTGGACCAGGTGGTGGACGAATACGAGCCCGTGGTGGCCGGCCTGGAAAACGACATTGACGAAATCGAGGACGACCTCTTCGGCGCAGACCCCGATGTGTCCCGCAGGATCTACGAGTTGTCCCGCCAGGTCATCACCTTCCAGCGGGCCACGAGTCCCCTCGCGGGAATCCTGCAGGCTCTCATGGCCGGAACCCCGGACCGCGATCAGGCCACCGAACTCAGGGACCATTATCGGGACGTCCTGGACCACGTCATCCGGCTCAACGAACGGGTGGCTTCGTTCCGCGCCTTGCTCCAGAACGCGCTCGCCGTCAACGCCGCCCTGGTGGCGCAGCGGCAAAATGACGAGATGCAGCGCATGACCGAGTCCAGCTTCGAACAGAACGAACAGGTCAAGCGCATCTCCTCCTGGGCCGCCATCCTGTTCGCCCCCACCCTGGTGGCATCCATCTACGGCATGAATTTTGCCAACATGCCCGAGCTGGCCTGGACCTACGGCTACCCGTATGCGCTGGGCCTGATGGTGGCCATGGGCCTGGTCCTCTACCTGGCGTTCAAGCACAACAAATGGATCTGA